A window of Paraburkholderia bryophila contains these coding sequences:
- a CDS encoding cysteine hydrolase family protein codes for MTAATTSTIDAQPSPFSFDAKSTALVVIDMQRDFIEPGGFGESLGNDVSLLAEIVPTVAALLAFARRHGWLVVHTREAHAADLSDCPPAKRLRGAPNMRIGDAGPMGRILIRGEPGNAIVEPLTPLAGELVIDKPGKGAFYATRLGEELALRGITHLVFAGVTTEVCVQTSMREANDRGYDSLLIEDATASYFPAFKQATLDMVRSQGGIVGWTAPLSSLMKLDGTHPAWK; via the coding sequence ATGACCGCCGCCACGACCTCGACGATCGACGCTCAACCCAGCCCGTTTTCCTTCGACGCCAAGTCCACCGCGCTCGTTGTAATCGACATGCAGCGCGATTTCATCGAGCCGGGCGGTTTCGGCGAATCGCTCGGCAACGACGTCTCGCTGCTCGCGGAAATCGTGCCGACCGTGGCCGCGCTGCTGGCCTTTGCACGCCGTCATGGCTGGCTGGTCGTGCATACGCGTGAAGCGCATGCCGCCGACCTGTCCGATTGCCCGCCGGCCAAACGCCTGCGCGGTGCGCCCAACATGCGTATCGGCGATGCCGGTCCGATGGGCCGCATTCTGATTCGCGGCGAACCCGGCAATGCGATCGTCGAGCCGCTCACGCCGCTGGCCGGCGAACTCGTGATCGACAAACCGGGCAAGGGCGCGTTCTACGCGACGCGCCTCGGAGAAGAACTCGCGCTGCGCGGCATCACGCACCTGGTGTTCGCCGGCGTGACCACCGAAGTGTGCGTGCAGACGTCGATGCGCGAAGCCAACGATCGCGGCTACGACAGCCTGCTGATCGAAGACGCGACCGCGAGCTATTTCCCCGCGTTCAAACAGGCGACGCTCGACATGGTGCGCTCGCAAGGCGGTATTGTCGGCTGGACCGCGCCGCTGTCTTCCTTGATGAAACTCGACGGGACTCACCCAGCATGGAAATAA
- a CDS encoding ABC transporter ATP-binding protein yields MATAQRQALGVEVMNAGKSFGAFRALDGVSLKVKAGTIHALLGENGAGKSTLVKGLVGYGLLDDGQIAADDREVHIHSPRDAQALGIGMVYQHFTLASGLSVEENLLLARGQMPWKIDWKAERAALAAFMQRMPFRLPLDAPVAVLAAGEKQKLEILKQLYLQQRFLILDEPTSVLTPQEADEVLGLMRALTTRGELTVLMITHKFREVMAYADDVTVLRKGRQVGTSAVADTSRDQLAAWMMGTATTATTPTATPAAVLAAVKVERLPRKPVDESATVRLALRDVSVEDDRGHTAVKHATLSVRAGEILGLAGVSGNGQKELVEALVGQRRVKTGDMWIAGKPYHATRAEMTQRRVFAIPEEPLKNACVGAMSIAQNLALRDFDREPLRRGGWWLDRRALRERAAQRIAEFNVRPPLPERAIGTLSGGNVQRAVLARELGQPVDVLIVANPVFGLDFASVADIHARLMAARDAGAAVLLVSEDLDELLELADRIMVIAEGELVFDTPAAHADRAVLGQHMAGHGDTPARHAVPAEHYKEVIE; encoded by the coding sequence ATGGCAACGGCACAGCGGCAAGCGCTCGGCGTGGAAGTGATGAACGCGGGCAAATCGTTCGGCGCATTCCGCGCGCTGGACGGCGTCTCGCTCAAGGTCAAAGCCGGCACGATCCACGCGCTGCTCGGCGAAAACGGCGCGGGTAAGAGCACCCTCGTCAAGGGGCTGGTCGGCTACGGCCTGCTCGACGACGGGCAGATCGCCGCCGACGACCGCGAGGTCCACATCCATTCGCCGCGCGATGCGCAGGCGCTCGGCATCGGCATGGTGTATCAGCATTTCACGCTGGCTAGCGGACTGTCGGTCGAAGAAAACCTGCTGCTCGCGCGCGGACAGATGCCGTGGAAAATCGACTGGAAAGCGGAACGCGCCGCGCTCGCCGCGTTCATGCAGCGCATGCCGTTCCGTCTGCCGCTCGACGCGCCGGTCGCCGTGCTGGCGGCCGGCGAAAAGCAGAAGCTCGAAATTCTCAAGCAACTTTATCTGCAGCAGCGGTTTCTGATCCTCGACGAACCGACCTCGGTGTTGACGCCGCAGGAAGCCGATGAGGTGCTGGGCCTGATGCGCGCGTTGACCACGCGCGGCGAGTTGACGGTGCTGATGATCACGCACAAGTTTCGTGAGGTGATGGCCTATGCGGACGACGTCACGGTGTTGCGCAAGGGCCGGCAAGTCGGCACGAGCGCGGTCGCGGACACGAGCCGCGACCAGCTCGCGGCGTGGATGATGGGCACGGCGACGACTGCGACCACCCCGACAGCAACACCCGCCGCCGTGCTCGCCGCCGTCAAGGTAGAACGTCTGCCGCGCAAACCAGTCGACGAATCCGCTACCGTGCGTCTCGCACTGCGCGACGTATCGGTGGAAGACGATCGCGGCCACACCGCGGTGAAGCACGCCACGCTGTCGGTCCGTGCGGGCGAAATTCTCGGACTCGCGGGTGTGTCCGGCAACGGCCAGAAGGAACTGGTGGAAGCGCTGGTCGGCCAGCGCCGCGTCAAAACCGGCGACATGTGGATTGCCGGCAAGCCGTACCACGCGACCCGGGCCGAGATGACCCAGCGACGCGTGTTCGCGATCCCCGAAGAACCGCTGAAAAACGCCTGCGTCGGCGCGATGAGCATCGCGCAGAATCTCGCGTTGCGCGACTTCGACCGCGAGCCGTTGCGGCGCGGCGGCTGGTGGCTCGACCGTCGCGCGTTGCGCGAGCGCGCGGCGCAGCGGATCGCGGAGTTCAACGTGCGGCCGCCGCTGCCCGAACGAGCGATCGGCACGCTGTCGGGCGGCAACGTGCAGCGCGCGGTGCTGGCGCGCGAACTCGGCCAGCCGGTGGACGTGTTGATCGTCGCGAACCCGGTTTTCGGGCTCGATTTCGCGTCGGTGGCCGATATTCATGCGCGTCTGATGGCCGCGCGCGATGCCGGCGCCGCCGTGCTGCTGGTGAGCGAAGACCTCGATGAATTGCTGGAACTGGCGGACCGCATCATGGTGATCGCCGAAGGCGAACTGGTGTTCGACACCCCGGCGGCGCACGCGGATCGTGCCGTGCTCGGCCAACACATGGCCGGGCATGGCGACACCCCGGCGCGGCACGCCGTGCCCGCGGAACACTACAAGGAAGTGATCGAATGA